The genomic window CACTAACCAAAAATAACTTTTGGGAGCAGAGACTTCTTAATCACAATGATAACTTAATTAGAACCACCACAAGATTAggtatcattttttctttttcatacaagaaatatggattatttttttttttttgtaaaagaagGACTAACTTATTATTTCTCAAAAATGGAGGGACTAAGTGAGAATAGGTGATCATTTGCTCCCAATCATAGCTGtggttcaattttatttatatatgaagATGAAACCGTGGTCcatttgagaattaaattttccCGCCACTGTCCCAACGGTACCAACGCGTGACTTGAAACCCACCAATTAATAGCTCTTTGGTTGATTTGCCAAACTGGCCACCGGATAAACCCTATATATATGGGAGTTTCTCCATGATAACAAAGCAAGCAAACATTACAAGAAGCTTTTTACTAGATAGCTACTTAACTTGGCATCAACACAAAGCTGCATTGATGGCGGCTGTATCTCCAAAAtgggtttcttttcttctacttTTCTTGTGCATCGTTCTTCATTTGAGTGCTATCACTCTGGGTGAtgacaaacttgaaaaaactagGCTTGGTGATGATAACTGCGGGTTTGGTCGAAGAGGCTGTGGTGGTCGGTTTGGTGGTGGACGAGGAGGTGGTGGAGGTTTAGGTGGTGGTGCTGGAGGAGGTGTTGGTGGGGGAGGTGGTTTTGGTGggggtggtggaggtggtgttGGTGGTGGGTCGGGTCATGGTGGAGGCTTTGGAGCAGGAGGTGGTGTAGGTGGTGGTCTTGGAGGCGGTGTTGGTGGGGGAGGAGGcggtggaggtggaggagggGGTGGTGGTGGTATTGGTGGAGGTTCGGGTCATGGCGGGGGCTTTGGTGCAGGAGGCGGTGTAGGCGTTGGTCTTGGAGGCGGTgctggtggaggaggaggtggtggagggggtgggggtggtgttggtggtggtTCGGGTCATGGCGGGGGCTTTGGGGCTGGAGGTGGTGTAGGTGGTGGCCTTGGAGGTGGTGTTGGTGGGGGCGGAGGCGGTGGAGGGGGAGGTGGTGGAGGCGTAGGTGGAGGATCAGGCCATGGAGGTGGCTTTGGTGCTGGTGGCGGTGTAGGAGGTGGTGCTGGTGGGGGAAGCGGTGGTGGAGCAGGGGGAGGGTTTGGAGTTGGAATTGGCGTTGGCGTTGGAATTGGAGTTGGTGCGGGAGCAGGCAAGGGATCTGGCAGTGGTAATGGTGGCAGACATTGAACTTGAAAAACAATCCTTCGCAATTTAAAAGTGTATGAATTAATGAAAGGAACGCAGAAGATTATAAGCTTGAAGTCTAATCAAGCACCTTCTGTCTGTGATGAgagtttttcaactttcttgtAGCTTTGGTTCTTATTAAACACTACTATCGTCGTTGTAATTTGTTGTTCCCAGATTAAGATTGAGGTTTATATATGCAATGTACCTGAGAAGTTAATAACTTAATATTGTGTTCCAAAgcattcttttcttctctctttctccctaTAATCAATTGTTTTCAGAATCCAAGTACCATTCAAGTTCTTCAATGTCCACAGACTAGCTATCCAGGCATGAATTAACACAGAGACTTCACTCAAACCATTTTACCTTTGCAGGGAATGTAGATCAGTTTTTCAGCATTTGTGACACGGCCCTATCAGGaactttatattttcaaattccaTGCTATAAATACTCAAGGAGAAGTGCCCTCCTCCTGTATTTTCACCCTTTGTTCAAGTCCCAACCCATCCAATAACTTGGCTCCTAAGTAATTTATCCACCTCCTCTGCTGTCACCactgatcctcctcctcctctctatcattaatttgaagtaatttataagaaaaagggGTATAAGAAGTTGGGTTTAGAGATTGTTGCTTAGTGAGATGATCAATCCATCTTAAGAGAGGAATGAGAGAAATTCAttcgctcttttttttttttcccctcatatTACAATACTCTTATGGTCAAATTAGTTTATTCTTGTCATGGAGATGGATGAATAAAGATATTGGttgatttgatcattttttgagaattaacatatgaatgatatttttttttaactttttggtAATGTTTGATAACTATCTTGGGGATGTAAGATAATATTTAGTTACTATCTcgaaataaaaaagacaaaaaccgAGAACAAAATTGTGTCTGATTGTGGTGTATAAGATATTGATTATCTACATATCATGTTTGGTTATAATagataaaacataataaaacatgaaaaaaattattctgcccttaatatatatttatgttaaaattacatatttaacaaataattataagttattatttttttaactttagtttatattaaatattgaatttaataatattataataattattattataaaactcaTATTAGCCCGGTGGATCAACTTGGGGCTTGGACTGGTTtgggttaagaaaaaatagacaaaGGATTGACTAGATTTGACCTAGTCAAAAACCCGGGTCGACTCCAGATAAAACCTGGGTAAAAaacctttagaattttttttaagaaatttcttTTAGATCAAAATGAGATTGCTttgattctttttgttttttttttttaaatagaagtggatcaacccgggttgaccctcCCGACCCGTGATCCAGATCATGCCCCGGGTCAGTCATcaagttaggttttaaaactatgatgatAACAAATTTTATCCTTACTTTGACATGAGTCAACCCTCCTGACACGTGACCTTTGCCTTACCCGGGTTAACCTCTgcgtcaggttttaaaactacaatATTAAGCACTTGTTATCCTTGCGTTAACCTGAGTCAACGGTCAACCCGTGACCCGAGCCTTTTTCCAGGTTGACTCtcaagtcaggttttaaaaatataataataaccaattttagttttatgttgGCTCTAGTTGACTCTCTTAACCTGTAAACCACCGCGTAAACATAGGATCGGAGGTAATAAGATTTTGATAGTAATGGAAACTcaagatgaaaagaaataaataaatgatggaAATAAAAATGCATGTGATGTAT from Populus trichocarpa isolate Nisqually-1 chromosome 5, P.trichocarpa_v4.1, whole genome shotgun sequence includes these protein-coding regions:
- the LOC112327546 gene encoding glycine-rich cell wall structural protein 1-like — translated: MAAVSPKWVSFLLLFLCIVLHLSAITLGDDKLEKTRLGDDNCGFGRRGCGGRFGGGRGGGGGLGGGGGGGGGVGGGSGHGGGFGAGGGVGGGLGGGVGGGGGGGGGGGGGVGGGSGHGGGFGAGGGVGGGAGGGSGGGGGGGGGGGGGGIGSGSGHGGGFGAGGGVGGGLGGGAGGGGGGGGGGGGGLGHGGGFGAGGGVGGGAGGGLGGGSSGGAGGGFGVGIGVGIGVGVGAGAGAGKGSGSGNGGRH